From one Callithrix jacchus isolate 240 chromosome 2, calJac240_pri, whole genome shotgun sequence genomic stretch:
- the NYAP1 gene encoding neuronal tyrosine-phosphorylated phosphoinositide-3-kinase adapter 1 isoform X1 has protein sequence MNLLYRKTKLEWRQHKEEEAKRSSSKEVAPAGPAGPGAGQGPGVRVRDIASLRRSLRMGFMTMPASQEHTPHPCRSAMAPRSLSCHSVGSMDSVGGGPGGGGGGLTEDSSTRRPPAKPRRHPSTKLSMAGPGSGAETPPSKKAGSQKPTPEGRESSRKIPPQKPRRSPNTQLSVSFDESCPQGPSPRGGNLPLQRLTRGSRVAGDPDVGAQEEPVYIEMVGDVFRGGGRSGGGLAGPPLGGGGPAPPAGADSDSEESEAIYEEMKYPLPEEAGEGRTNGPPPLTATSPPHQPHALPTHAHRRPASALPSRRDGTPTKTTPCEIPPPFPNLLQHRPPLLAFPQPKSASRTPGDGVSRLPVLCHSKEPVGSTPAPQVPARERETPPPPPPPPAANLLLLGPSGRARSHSTPLPPQGSGQPRGERELPNSHSMICPKAAGVPVAPPAPAALLPAPPKDKAVSYTMVYSAVKVTTHSVLPAGPPLGAGEPKTEKEISVLHGMLCTSSRPPVPGKSSPHGGPMGATAGVLHHRGCLASPHSLPDPTAGSLTPLWTYPATAAGLKRPPAYESLKAGGVLNKGCGMGAPSPMVKIQLQEQGTDGGAFASISCAHVIASAGTPEEEEEEMGAATFGAGWALQRKVLYGGRRAKELDTEIEDGARAWNGSAEGPGKVEREDRGPVTSGIPVRSQGAEALLARIHHGGDRGGSRTSLPIPCQTFPACHRNGDFTGGYRLGRSASTSGVRQVSLHTPRPCSQPRDAPSQPHPALPLPLPLPLPPQPARERDGKLLEVIERKRCVCKEIKARHRPDRGLCKQESMPILPSWRRGPEPRKSGTPPCRRQHTVLWDTAI, from the exons ATGAACCTCCTCTACCGAAAAACCAAGCTGGAGTGGAGGCAGCACAAGGAAGAGGAGGCCAAGAGGAG CTCCAGTAAGGAGGTGGCCCCCGCAGGCCCGGCTGGGCCCGGGGCTGGACAGGGGCCTGGGGTCCGAGTGCGGGACATCGCCTCGCTGCGGCGCTCCCTCAGGATGGGGTTCATGACGATGCCTGCCTCCCAGGAGCACACCCCGCACCCCTGCCGCAGCGCCATGGCCCCACGCTCCCTCTCCTGCCACTCAGTGGGCAGCATGGACAGTGTCGGGGGTGGCCCCGGCGGGGGCGGTGGGGGCCTCACAGAGGACAGCAGCACCCGAAGACCCCCTGCCAAGCCCCGGAGACACCCCAGCACCAAACTCAGCATGGCGGGGCCGGGGTCTGGGGCAGAGACGCCCCCCAGCAAGAAAGCAG GCTCACAGAAGCCAACCCCGGAGGGCCGAGAGTCCAGCCGGAAGATTCCTCCGCAGAAGCCCAGGAGAAGCCCCAACACCCAGCTCTCTGTCTCCTTTGATGAGTCCTGCCCCCAAGGCCCCTCTCCTCGAGGGGGGAACCTGCCTCTTCAGCGCCTCACTAGGgggtcccgagtagctggggaccCTGATGTGGGTGCCCAGGAAGAGCCTGTGTACATTGAGATGGTGGGGGACGTCTTTAGGGGAGGAGGACGAAGTGGAGGAGGCCTTGCTGGGCCCCCTCTTGGGGGTGGGGGCCCAGCCCCTCCAGCGGGCGCCGACTCAGACTCTGAAGAAAGTGAGGCCATCTATGAGGAGATGAAGTACCCGTTGCCGGAAGAGGCTGGGGAAGGCCGGACCAACGGCCCTCCTCCATTGACGGCAACATCCCCGCCACACCAGCCTCACGCCCTTCCAACCCATGCCCACCGCCGCCCAGCTTCAGCCCTCCCGAGCCGGAGGGACGGGACGCCCACCAAGACCACTCCTTGTGAaatccctccccccttccccaaCCTCCTTCAGCACCGGCCTCCACTCCTGGCCTTCCCCCAACCCAAGTCTGCTTCCCGAACCCCTGGCGATGGGGTCTCGAGGCTACCTGTCCTCTGCCACTCCAAGGAGCCAGTCGGCTCCACCCCAGCTCCCCAAGTGCCTGCACGGGAGCGGGAGACGCCTCCCCCACCGCCTCCACCTCCTGCTGCCAACCTGCTGCTGCTGGGACCATCGGGCCGGGCCCGGAGCCACTCAACACCATTGCCACCCCAGGGCTCTGGCCAGCCCCGGGGGGAGCGGGAACTCCCCAACTCCCACAGCATGATCTGCCCTAAGGCGGCGGGGGTGCCGGTAGCACCCCCTGCCCCGGCCGCCTTGCTCCCCGCCCCCCCCAAGGACAAGGCTGTGTCTTACACCATGGTGTACTCGGCGGTCAAGGTGACCACACACTCCGTCCTGCCCGCCGGTCCACCCCTGGGTGCTGGGGAGCCGAAGACGGAGAAGGAGATCTCAGTCCTCCATGGGATGCTGTGTACCAGCTCGAGGCCCCCCGTGCCAGGGAAATCCAGCCCCCACGGTGGGCCCATGGGCGCGACAGCTGGGGTTCTCCACCACCGAGGCTGCCTAGCCTCCCCCCACAGCCTTCCAGACCCAACTGCAGGCTCCCTGACCCCACTGTGGACCTACCCAGCTACAGCAGCTGGGCTCAAGAGACCCCCTGCCTATGAGAGCCTCAAGGCTGGGGGGGTGCTGAATAAGGGCTGTGGCATGGGGGCCCCATCCCCCATGGTCAAGATCCAGCTGCAGGAGCAAGGGACTGATGGGGGTGCTTTTGCCAGCATCTCCTGTGCCCATGTCATCGCCAGTGCAGGGAcaccagaggaggaagaggaggagatgggCGCTGCCACATTTGGAGCAGGCTGGGCCCTGCAGAGGAAGGTCCTCTATGGAGGGAGAAGAGCAAAGGAGTTGGACA CAGAGATCGAGGACGGTGCCCGTGCCTGGAATGGCAGTGCCGAGGGTCCAGGCAAGGTAGAGCGTGAGGACAGGGGCCCTGTGACATCGGGGATCCCAGTGAGGAGCCAGGGGGCAGAGGCCCTGCTGGCCAGGATCCACCATGGAGGAGACCGAGGAGGGAGCCGCACCTCGCTGCCCATTCCCTGCCAGACCTTCCCTGCCTGCCACCGAAATGGAG ACTTCACGGGAGGCTACCGCCTGGGGCGCTCAGCCTCCACTTCCGGAGTCCGGCAGGTCTCGCTCCACACCCCCCGGCCTTGCAGCCAGCCCAGGGATGCCCCGAGCCAG CCCCACCCCGcgctgccgctgccgctgccgctgccgctgccACCCCAGCCGGCCCGCGAGCGCGACGGGAAGCTGCTGGAGGTGATCGAGCGCAAGCGCTGCGTGTGCAAGGAGATCAAGGCACGCCACCGCCCTGACAGAGGCCTCTGCAAGCAGGAGAGCATGCCCATCCTCCCTAGCTGGCGTCGGGGGCCCGAGCCCCGCAAATCCGGCACCCCGCCCTGCCGCCGGCAGCACACGGTCCTCTGGGATACCGCCATCTGA
- the NYAP1 gene encoding neuronal tyrosine-phosphorylated phosphoinositide-3-kinase adapter 1 isoform X2, whose translation MNLLYRKTKLEWRQHKEEEAKRSSSKEVAPAGPAGPGAGQGPGVRVRDIASLRRSLRMGFMTMPASQEHTPHPCRSAMAPRSLSCHSVGSMDSVGGGPGGGGGGLTEDSSTRRPPAKPRRHPSTKLSMAGPGSGAETPPSKKAGSQKPTPEGRESSRKIPPQKPRRSPNTQLSVSFDESCPQGPSPRGGNLPLQRLTRGSRVAGDPDVGAQEEPVYIEMVGDVFRGGGRSGGGLAGPPLGGGGPAPPAGADSDSEESEAIYEEMKYPLPEEAGEGRTNGPPPLTATSPPHQPHALPTHAHRRPASALPSRRDGTPTKTTPCEIPPPFPNLLQHRPPLLAFPQPKSASRTPGDGVSRLPVLCHSKEPVGSTPAPQVPARERETPPPPPPPPAANLLLLGPSGRARSHSTPLPPQGSGQPRGERELPNSHSMICPKAAGVPVAPPAPAALLPAPPKDKAVSYTMVYSAVKVTTHSVLPAGPPLGAGEPKTEKEISVLHGMLCTSSRPPVPGKSSPHGGPMGATAGVLHHRGCLASPHSLPDPTAGSLTPLWTYPATAAGLKRPPAYESLKAGGVLNKGCGMGAPSPMVKIQLQEQGTDGGAFASISCAHVIASAGTPEEEEEEMGAATFGAGWALQRKVLYGGRRAKELDKIEDGARAWNGSAEGPGKVEREDRGPVTSGIPVRSQGAEALLARIHHGGDRGGSRTSLPIPCQTFPACHRNGDFTGGYRLGRSASTSGVRQVSLHTPRPCSQPRDAPSQPHPALPLPLPLPLPPQPARERDGKLLEVIERKRCVCKEIKARHRPDRGLCKQESMPILPSWRRGPEPRKSGTPPCRRQHTVLWDTAI comes from the exons ATGAACCTCCTCTACCGAAAAACCAAGCTGGAGTGGAGGCAGCACAAGGAAGAGGAGGCCAAGAGGAG CTCCAGTAAGGAGGTGGCCCCCGCAGGCCCGGCTGGGCCCGGGGCTGGACAGGGGCCTGGGGTCCGAGTGCGGGACATCGCCTCGCTGCGGCGCTCCCTCAGGATGGGGTTCATGACGATGCCTGCCTCCCAGGAGCACACCCCGCACCCCTGCCGCAGCGCCATGGCCCCACGCTCCCTCTCCTGCCACTCAGTGGGCAGCATGGACAGTGTCGGGGGTGGCCCCGGCGGGGGCGGTGGGGGCCTCACAGAGGACAGCAGCACCCGAAGACCCCCTGCCAAGCCCCGGAGACACCCCAGCACCAAACTCAGCATGGCGGGGCCGGGGTCTGGGGCAGAGACGCCCCCCAGCAAGAAAGCAG GCTCACAGAAGCCAACCCCGGAGGGCCGAGAGTCCAGCCGGAAGATTCCTCCGCAGAAGCCCAGGAGAAGCCCCAACACCCAGCTCTCTGTCTCCTTTGATGAGTCCTGCCCCCAAGGCCCCTCTCCTCGAGGGGGGAACCTGCCTCTTCAGCGCCTCACTAGGgggtcccgagtagctggggaccCTGATGTGGGTGCCCAGGAAGAGCCTGTGTACATTGAGATGGTGGGGGACGTCTTTAGGGGAGGAGGACGAAGTGGAGGAGGCCTTGCTGGGCCCCCTCTTGGGGGTGGGGGCCCAGCCCCTCCAGCGGGCGCCGACTCAGACTCTGAAGAAAGTGAGGCCATCTATGAGGAGATGAAGTACCCGTTGCCGGAAGAGGCTGGGGAAGGCCGGACCAACGGCCCTCCTCCATTGACGGCAACATCCCCGCCACACCAGCCTCACGCCCTTCCAACCCATGCCCACCGCCGCCCAGCTTCAGCCCTCCCGAGCCGGAGGGACGGGACGCCCACCAAGACCACTCCTTGTGAaatccctccccccttccccaaCCTCCTTCAGCACCGGCCTCCACTCCTGGCCTTCCCCCAACCCAAGTCTGCTTCCCGAACCCCTGGCGATGGGGTCTCGAGGCTACCTGTCCTCTGCCACTCCAAGGAGCCAGTCGGCTCCACCCCAGCTCCCCAAGTGCCTGCACGGGAGCGGGAGACGCCTCCCCCACCGCCTCCACCTCCTGCTGCCAACCTGCTGCTGCTGGGACCATCGGGCCGGGCCCGGAGCCACTCAACACCATTGCCACCCCAGGGCTCTGGCCAGCCCCGGGGGGAGCGGGAACTCCCCAACTCCCACAGCATGATCTGCCCTAAGGCGGCGGGGGTGCCGGTAGCACCCCCTGCCCCGGCCGCCTTGCTCCCCGCCCCCCCCAAGGACAAGGCTGTGTCTTACACCATGGTGTACTCGGCGGTCAAGGTGACCACACACTCCGTCCTGCCCGCCGGTCCACCCCTGGGTGCTGGGGAGCCGAAGACGGAGAAGGAGATCTCAGTCCTCCATGGGATGCTGTGTACCAGCTCGAGGCCCCCCGTGCCAGGGAAATCCAGCCCCCACGGTGGGCCCATGGGCGCGACAGCTGGGGTTCTCCACCACCGAGGCTGCCTAGCCTCCCCCCACAGCCTTCCAGACCCAACTGCAGGCTCCCTGACCCCACTGTGGACCTACCCAGCTACAGCAGCTGGGCTCAAGAGACCCCCTGCCTATGAGAGCCTCAAGGCTGGGGGGGTGCTGAATAAGGGCTGTGGCATGGGGGCCCCATCCCCCATGGTCAAGATCCAGCTGCAGGAGCAAGGGACTGATGGGGGTGCTTTTGCCAGCATCTCCTGTGCCCATGTCATCGCCAGTGCAGGGAcaccagaggaggaagaggaggagatgggCGCTGCCACATTTGGAGCAGGCTGGGCCCTGCAGAGGAAGGTCCTCTATGGAGGGAGAAGAGCAAAGGAGTTGGACA AGATCGAGGACGGTGCCCGTGCCTGGAATGGCAGTGCCGAGGGTCCAGGCAAGGTAGAGCGTGAGGACAGGGGCCCTGTGACATCGGGGATCCCAGTGAGGAGCCAGGGGGCAGAGGCCCTGCTGGCCAGGATCCACCATGGAGGAGACCGAGGAGGGAGCCGCACCTCGCTGCCCATTCCCTGCCAGACCTTCCCTGCCTGCCACCGAAATGGAG ACTTCACGGGAGGCTACCGCCTGGGGCGCTCAGCCTCCACTTCCGGAGTCCGGCAGGTCTCGCTCCACACCCCCCGGCCTTGCAGCCAGCCCAGGGATGCCCCGAGCCAG CCCCACCCCGcgctgccgctgccgctgccgctgccgctgccACCCCAGCCGGCCCGCGAGCGCGACGGGAAGCTGCTGGAGGTGATCGAGCGCAAGCGCTGCGTGTGCAAGGAGATCAAGGCACGCCACCGCCCTGACAGAGGCCTCTGCAAGCAGGAGAGCATGCCCATCCTCCCTAGCTGGCGTCGGGGGCCCGAGCCCCGCAAATCCGGCACCCCGCCCTGCCGCCGGCAGCACACGGTCCTCTGGGATACCGCCATCTGA